From a single Constrictibacter sp. MBR-5 genomic region:
- a CDS encoding SDR family oxidoreductase: MIPEMFDLSGKVAVITGSTKGIGKSIAEQMAAHGAKVVVSSRKADACDAVAAEINETWARGPGEAVAIPCNVGRDGDRKALIEGTMAKWGRIDSLVCNAAVNPYFGSLLEIPDEAFDKVIDVNVKANIRLVGMVAPQMKERRDGTIIIVSSVGGLRGDAKLGSYGISKAADIQLVRSLTAELAPYNIRSNCVAPAIVKTDFARALWEDKERYATAIRTYPMGRIGEPEDVSGIVLMLASRAGNWITGQTIPVDGGMMSGIGR; the protein is encoded by the coding sequence ATGATCCCCGAGATGTTCGACCTCTCCGGCAAGGTCGCCGTGATCACCGGCTCGACCAAGGGCATCGGCAAGTCGATCGCCGAGCAGATGGCGGCACACGGCGCCAAGGTGGTGGTCTCCAGCCGCAAGGCCGACGCCTGCGACGCGGTCGCCGCCGAGATCAACGAGACGTGGGCACGCGGCCCGGGAGAGGCCGTCGCCATCCCCTGCAACGTCGGCCGCGACGGCGACCGCAAGGCGCTGATCGAGGGCACCATGGCGAAATGGGGCCGGATCGACAGCCTGGTCTGCAACGCCGCGGTGAACCCCTATTTCGGCTCGCTGCTCGAGATCCCCGACGAGGCCTTCGACAAGGTCATCGACGTCAACGTGAAGGCCAACATCCGGCTGGTCGGCATGGTGGCGCCGCAGATGAAGGAGCGGCGGGACGGCACGATCATCATCGTCTCGTCGGTCGGCGGCCTGCGCGGCGACGCCAAGCTCGGCTCCTACGGCATCTCCAAGGCGGCGGACATCCAGCTGGTGCGCAGCCTGACGGCCGAACTGGCGCCCTACAACATCCGCTCGAACTGCGTGGCGCCGGCGATCGTGAAGACGGACTTCGCCCGCGCCCTCTGGGAGGACAAGGAGCGCTACGCGACGGCCATCCGGACCTACCCGATGGGCCGGATCGGCGAGCCGGAGGACGTCTCCGGCATCGTGCTCATGCTGGCCTCACGGGCCGGCAACTGGATCACGGGCCAGACCATCCCCGTCGACGGCGGCATGATGTCGGGCATCGGCCGCTGA
- a CDS encoding SDR family oxidoreductase, with product MSEIPPMFDLSGKVAVITGSTKGIGKSIAEQMAALGARVVVSSRKADVCDAVAADINANWAKHGGAAIAVPCNISHKDQCEALIARTVQEWGKVDILVCNAAVNPFLGSMRDIPDEAFDKTMNANVKSNVWLVNAVVPGMIERNDGVILIIASTGGLRGTATLGVYGMSKAADMALVRNITVEWGRHNIRANCIAPSLVKTDMAKALWSDPKRAAAIESTYPLKRIGEPEDIAGICAALASRAGGWVTGQTIVVDGGMLSAATSEI from the coding sequence ATGAGCGAGATACCCCCGATGTTCGACCTGTCCGGCAAGGTCGCCGTCATCACCGGCTCGACCAAGGGCATCGGCAAGTCGATCGCCGAGCAGATGGCCGCCCTGGGCGCCAGGGTGGTGGTTTCCAGCCGCAAGGCCGACGTCTGCGACGCCGTCGCCGCCGACATCAACGCGAACTGGGCGAAGCACGGCGGCGCGGCCATCGCGGTGCCCTGCAACATCTCGCACAAGGACCAGTGCGAGGCACTGATCGCGCGCACCGTCCAGGAATGGGGCAAGGTCGACATCCTCGTCTGTAACGCCGCGGTGAACCCGTTCCTCGGCTCGATGCGCGACATCCCCGACGAAGCGTTCGACAAGACGATGAACGCCAACGTGAAGAGCAACGTCTGGCTGGTGAACGCCGTGGTGCCGGGCATGATCGAGCGGAACGACGGCGTCATCCTGATCATCGCCTCCACCGGCGGCCTGCGCGGCACGGCGACGCTCGGCGTCTACGGCATGTCGAAGGCGGCCGACATGGCGCTGGTGCGCAACATCACGGTGGAATGGGGCCGTCACAACATCCGCGCCAACTGCATCGCGCCGTCGCTGGTGAAGACCGACATGGCGAAGGCACTGTGGAGCGACCCGAAGCGCGCCGCCGCGATCGAGAGCACCTACCCGCTGAAGCGCATCGGCGAACCGGAGGACATCGCGGGCATCTGCGCCGCGCTCGCCTCGCGTGCCGGCGGCTGGGTCACCGGCCAGACCATCGTCGTGGACGGCGGCATGCTGTCCGCCGCCACCAGCGAAATCTGA
- a CDS encoding cation diffusion facilitator family transporter: protein MAPGTAEAADPNDALRRRATLASVAVALVLIVAKLGAYATTGSVALLSSLIDSSVDAFASIVTLVGVRYALQPPDATHRYGHGKGEPLAATAQALFIAGSAVLLTYQAISRIVNPEPLRQSWIGIAVMGVSIVLTLVLVAYQRRVIAKTGSVAITADSLHYSGDLAMNLAVIAAILLAEWTGQTVFDPLFAIGIALFLLVSAGRIAQHSLDMLMDRELPADKRSRIREIVMTHPETRGVHDMRTRNAGDRYFIEFHLELDRHLTLEEAHDITDAVEAEVMAAFPNSEVLIHQEPEGLEDDRLDRRLRR, encoded by the coding sequence ACCGCAGAAGCCGCCGATCCCAACGACGCGCTCCGCCGGCGCGCGACCCTCGCGAGCGTCGCGGTGGCTCTGGTCCTGATCGTCGCGAAGCTGGGCGCCTATGCGACGACGGGGTCGGTGGCCCTGCTGTCGTCGCTGATCGACTCCAGCGTCGACGCCTTCGCCTCGATCGTCACCCTGGTCGGCGTGCGCTACGCCCTCCAGCCGCCGGATGCGACGCACCGCTACGGCCACGGCAAGGGCGAACCCCTGGCGGCGACGGCGCAGGCGCTGTTCATCGCGGGCTCGGCGGTGCTGCTGACCTACCAGGCGATCAGCCGGATCGTGAATCCCGAGCCGCTGCGCCAGAGCTGGATCGGCATCGCGGTGATGGGGGTCTCCATCGTCCTGACGCTGGTCCTGGTCGCCTACCAGCGCCGGGTGATCGCCAAGACCGGGTCAGTCGCGATCACCGCCGACAGCCTGCACTACAGCGGCGACCTGGCGATGAATCTGGCGGTCATCGCCGCCATCCTGCTCGCGGAATGGACGGGGCAGACCGTCTTCGACCCGCTGTTCGCCATCGGGATCGCGCTGTTCCTGCTCGTCTCGGCCGGCCGAATCGCCCAGCACTCGCTCGACATGCTGATGGACCGCGAACTGCCGGCGGACAAGCGCAGCCGGATCCGCGAAATCGTCATGACGCATCCCGAGACCCGCGGCGTCCACGACATGCGGACCCGCAACGCCGGCGACCGCTACTTCATCGAGTTCCACCTGGAGCTCGACCGTCACCTCACCCTGGAGGAGGCGCACGACATCACCGACGCCGTCGAGGCCGAGGTCATGGCGGCGTTCCCCAATTCCGAGGTGCTGATCCACCAGGAGCCCGAGGGCCTGGAAGACGACCGGCTGGACCGGCGCCTGCGCCGCTGA